From a region of the Helianthus annuus cultivar XRQ/B chromosome 5, HanXRQr2.0-SUNRISE, whole genome shotgun sequence genome:
- the LOC110940658 gene encoding uncharacterized protein LOC110940658 has translation MKKDKSVLIASPSEPKSSSSNKVFLPDEDSKATNNDFPMRTGTRNGSSKYDFVKVKVWLGDNADHYYVLSRFLLSRMLTVTKIPNHVALKIALELKKLLIDNSLLDVSQSDLEANLFKLMERRGYGQEYINRYKMMTRFHHQRVPLVILVCGTACVGKSTIATQLAQRLNLPNVLQTDMVYELLRTSTDAPLTSSPIWARDFSSSEELITEFCRECRIVRKGLAGDLKKAMKDGKPIIIEGMHVDPSIYLMDEENKSPHNVPANPQESKADENDMTNVENNASTIGAQSEDIHPNAENAKTEAISTQELDKISDDLKSVHIVDHAAGSQNDTTKDQVADKKPTLEREKSGVTEPVIIPIVLKMADFDHKALLEEWISSRKFSDRYPIQEKDKLISNLKTIQDYLCSFKSQGLTVVNISTTTFPQTLDWLHNHLLQCIEQGLQGKQ, from the exons ATGAAGAAGGATAAATCAGTGTTGATTGCAAGCCCTAGCGAACCGAAATCATCTTCTTCAAACAAAGTATTTCTTCCAGATGAGGATTCGAAAGCCACTAATAATGACTTTCCTATGCGTACCGGCACTCGTAATGGTTCTTCTAAATACGATTTCGTCAAG gtgAAGGTATGGTTGGGTGATAATGCTGATCACTACTATGTCCTCTCTAGATTTTTGCTTAGCAGAATGCTGACTGTTACTAAG ATTCCTAACCATGTGGCCCTAAAAATTGCCCTTGAACTCAAGAAGCTGCTCATAGATAATAGCCTTCTGGACGT ATCCCAGTCTGATCTGGAAGCTAATTTGTTTAAG CTCATGGAACGCCGGGGCTATGGACAAGAGTACATAAATCGTTACAAGATGATGACAAG ATTTCACCATCAAAGAGTGCCATTGGTTATTCTTGTATGTGGCACAGCGTGTGTTGGAAAATCTACAATTGCTACCCAACTTGCACAAAGGCTAAACTTGCCAAATGTTTTGCAG ACGGATATGGTGTATGAATTGCTAAGGACATCAACAGA TGCACCTTTGACGTCTTCACCAATTTGGGCACGAGACTTCAGCTCCTCAGAGGAGCTAATCACTGAATTTTGCAGAGAATGCAGAATTGTTCGAAAAG GATTGGCTGGTGATTTAAAGAAAGCAATGAAAGACGGGAAGCCAATTATCATTGAG GGGATGCATGTGGATCCTAGTATATACCTAATGGATGAAGAGAATAAATCACCACATAATGTGCCAGCGAATCCACAAGAGTCAAAAGCGGATGAAAATGACATGACAAACGTGGAAAATAATGCTTCCACTATTGGTGCTCAAAGCGAGGATATACATCCAAATGCTGAGAATGCCAAGACAGAAGCAATATCCACTCAAGAGTTGGATAAAATTTCAGATGACCTCAAGTCTGTTCATATTGTTGACCATGCTGCCGGTAGTCAAA ATGATACCACAAAAGATCAAGTGGCAGATAAGAAACCTACTCTTGAAAGAGAAAAATCTGGAGTCACTGAACCCGTAATAATTCCTATAGTCCTAAAGATGGCGGACTTTGATCATAAG GCACTGTTAGAGGAGTGGATATCTAGCCGGAAATTCAGCGATAGGTATCCAATCCAG GAAAAAGATAAACTGATTAGCAACTTAAAAACCATTCAAGACTATCTGTGCTCATTCAAGTCACAG GGATTAACGGTTGTTAATATATCGACTACAACATTCCCGCAAACTCTTGATTGGTTGCACAATCATCTTCTTCAG TGTATCGAGCAAGGCCTCCAAGGGAAGCAATAG